From one Tsukamurella tyrosinosolvens genomic stretch:
- a CDS encoding DUF503 domain-containing protein, protein MFTGVIEIDLLLGDVHSLKHKRSVLRPILAELRRFSVSAAEVGYQDLHRRAVVGVGLVGPDAGHVGDVLDRCERTVAGHPEVELLSVRRRLWGPED, encoded by the coding sequence ATGTTCACAGGTGTCATTGAGATCGACCTGCTCCTGGGCGACGTGCATTCGCTCAAGCACAAGCGCTCCGTGCTCCGGCCCATCCTCGCCGAGCTGCGCCGATTCTCCGTCAGCGCGGCCGAGGTGGGGTATCAGGACCTGCATCGCCGCGCCGTCGTCGGCGTCGGCCTCGTCGGTCCGGACGCCGGTCACGTCGGCGACGTGCTCGATCGTTGCGAACGCACTGTCGCGGGGCACCCCGAGGTGGAATTGTTGTCGGTGCGGCGGCGCCTCTGGGGTCCGGAGGACTGA
- a CDS encoding FmdB family zinc ribbon protein, translating to MPTYEFRCSSCGPFDAVFSMREVPAATPCRCGAPARRGITAPRLGSGASGAMRLLDATKATAERPAVVSAPPGRTGGGAPSDPRHARLPRP from the coding sequence ATGCCTACCTATGAATTCCGGTGCAGCAGTTGCGGACCCTTCGACGCCGTCTTCAGCATGCGCGAGGTCCCCGCGGCGACGCCGTGCCGGTGCGGCGCCCCGGCGCGTCGCGGCATCACGGCGCCGCGGCTGGGCAGCGGCGCGTCGGGCGCGATGCGCCTGCTCGACGCCACCAAGGCCACCGCGGAGCGACCGGCCGTCGTGTCCGCGCCGCCCGGCCGGACCGGGGGCGGCGCACCGTCCGACCCGCGGCACGCGCGCCTCCCCCGCCCCTGA
- the fmdA gene encoding formamidase, with the protein MPEVVFPLDSSKKFTDQEKIGHNRWHYAIPPAVTVKPGDTFRVHCREWFDGAIHNDDSAEDILNAPLTTVHTLSGPIAVEGAKPGDLLIVDIVDVGPIPQEDSGPLAGQGWGYTGIFAKENGGGFLTDQFPDAYKAIWDFTGHTATSRHVPHVSFTGIIHPGLMGTSPSKDLLARWNAREAALIATDPDRVPPLALPPEPNDAVLGTLTGDAFTAAAAEAARTAPPRENGGNQDIKNLTRGTRVFYPVFVDGANLSVGDLHFSQGDGEITFCGAIEMGGFIDLHVDIISGGMETYGVSENAIFLPGGDVGPRYEQFLAFSGTSVTLDDEQRYLDSHLAYQRACLHAIDYLTKFGYSPEQAYLLLGAAPIEGRLSGVVDIPNSCATVYIPTSIFDFDVTPGKDGPVRIDPGQGAPRASR; encoded by the coding sequence ATGCCCGAAGTCGTCTTTCCGCTCGATTCCAGTAAGAAGTTCACCGACCAGGAGAAGATCGGCCACAACCGGTGGCACTACGCCATCCCGCCGGCGGTCACCGTCAAGCCCGGAGACACCTTCCGGGTGCACTGCCGGGAGTGGTTCGACGGTGCCATTCACAACGACGACTCGGCCGAGGACATCCTCAATGCGCCGCTGACGACGGTGCACACGCTGTCGGGCCCGATCGCGGTGGAGGGCGCGAAGCCCGGCGACCTGCTCATCGTGGACATCGTGGACGTGGGCCCGATCCCGCAGGAGGACAGCGGCCCCCTCGCCGGCCAGGGCTGGGGCTACACGGGCATCTTCGCCAAGGAGAACGGCGGCGGCTTCCTCACCGACCAGTTCCCCGACGCCTACAAGGCGATCTGGGACTTCACCGGCCACACCGCCACGTCCCGGCACGTGCCGCACGTGAGCTTCACCGGCATCATCCACCCGGGCCTCATGGGCACGTCGCCGTCGAAGGACCTGCTCGCCCGGTGGAACGCCCGCGAGGCGGCGCTCATCGCGACCGATCCCGACCGCGTTCCGCCGCTGGCGCTGCCGCCCGAGCCGAACGACGCCGTCCTCGGCACCCTCACGGGCGACGCCTTCACCGCGGCCGCCGCCGAGGCCGCGCGCACCGCCCCGCCGCGCGAGAACGGCGGCAACCAGGACATCAAGAACCTCACGCGCGGCACCCGCGTCTTCTATCCGGTGTTCGTGGACGGCGCGAACCTCTCGGTCGGCGACCTGCACTTCAGCCAGGGCGACGGCGAGATCACCTTCTGCGGCGCCATCGAGATGGGCGGGTTCATCGACCTGCACGTCGACATCATCTCGGGCGGCATGGAGACCTACGGCGTCAGCGAGAACGCGATCTTCCTGCCCGGCGGCGACGTGGGTCCGCGGTACGAGCAGTTCCTCGCGTTCTCGGGCACGTCGGTGACCCTCGACGACGAACAGCGGTACCTGGACAGCCATCTCGCGTACCAGCGAGCGTGCCTGCACGCGATCGACTACCTCACCAAGTTCGGCTACAGCCCGGAGCAGGCGTACCTGCTGCTCGGCGCCGCGCCGATCGAGGGCCGCCTGTCCGGCGTCGTCGACATCCCGAACTCCTGTGCCACGGTGTACATCCCGACGTCGATCTTCGACTTCGACGTCACGCCCGGCAAGGACGGCCCGGTGCGGATCGACCCGGGTCAGGGGGCGCCGCGCGCGTCCCGCTGA
- a CDS encoding ABC transporter substrate-binding protein produces the protein MTIAPRPNRRRFLAAVIATASAAVLVACGSTTTDAAAPDTRVVQHAMGESTVPVAPKRVVVIDSPHLDALVALGITPVGATVSAANDGFPGYLRDQLGGTTSVGSTTSPNVEAIAALRPDLIIGSKVRHEKLYAQLSGIAPTVFSEDSGTNWKEQATVTAAAVNRTDEMAAKLAALDARAVAVGKQVGAPGTTLSIVRFRATAFRLYGPETFSGSVITAMGFTIPQKAWNEHSMVELSPERFDEINGDTVFHTRGAGADPTAATVTTRWGALPAVAAGRAFAVEDETWMVGIGVLGAGRIIDDVQRLVKPVARP, from the coding sequence ATGACGATCGCACCCCGCCCGAACCGCCGCCGATTCCTCGCCGCAGTCATCGCCACGGCGAGCGCCGCCGTGCTGGTGGCGTGCGGGTCGACCACCACCGACGCCGCCGCCCCGGACACGCGGGTCGTGCAGCACGCCATGGGCGAGTCGACGGTCCCCGTCGCGCCGAAGCGGGTCGTGGTCATCGATTCGCCGCACCTGGACGCCCTCGTGGCGCTCGGCATCACCCCCGTCGGGGCGACCGTCTCCGCCGCGAACGACGGCTTCCCCGGGTACCTCCGCGATCAGCTCGGCGGCACGACCTCGGTGGGATCGACGACCTCCCCGAACGTCGAGGCGATCGCCGCGCTGCGCCCCGACCTCATCATCGGGTCCAAGGTGCGCCACGAGAAGCTGTACGCCCAGTTGTCCGGGATCGCGCCCACGGTCTTCTCCGAGGATTCCGGCACCAATTGGAAGGAACAGGCGACCGTCACCGCGGCCGCCGTGAACCGGACCGACGAGATGGCCGCCAAGCTCGCGGCTCTCGACGCCCGCGCCGTGGCCGTGGGCAAGCAGGTCGGCGCGCCCGGCACCACGCTGTCCATCGTGCGGTTCCGCGCCACGGCCTTCCGTCTCTACGGGCCCGAGACCTTCTCGGGCAGCGTGATCACCGCGATGGGCTTCACCATCCCGCAGAAGGCCTGGAACGAGCACTCCATGGTCGAACTCTCGCCCGAGCGCTTCGACGAGATCAACGGCGACACCGTCTTCCACACCCGCGGAGCCGGCGCCGATCCGACCGCCGCGACCGTGACCACCCGCTGGGGCGCACTTCCCGCCGTCGCCGCCGGCCGGGCGTTCGCCGTCGAGGACGAGACGTGGATGGTCGGCATCGGCGTCCTCGGCGCCGGCCGCATCATCGACGACGTGCAGCGGCTCGTGAAGCCCGTAGCACGACCCTGA
- a CDS encoding DHH family phosphoesterase: MTDAAVAAAAALDGARSVAVYCHVRPDADTLGSGLGLARVLRARGARVTVSHPGPDLPSGIGLLPGVDGFTAPMADAEVAVAVDCASSERLAGLEESFQGHPVRVVIDHHATNTGFGTVDLIDPAANCTTELVLAVIDALGAELDAGTADCLYAGLITDTGSFRWASPAGHVMASRLLAAGARGRDLSRDLLDSHPRAWFTMVAAVLGSATAVPEAFGGRGAVYAVCRAQDRGPLGWDAAESLIDLLRTAEDCEVAALFKESDSGEWSASLRARTDLDVSEVARGFGGGGHRLAAGYSAAGSGDDVVAAFLARV, encoded by the coding sequence GTGACAGACGCCGCAGTGGCCGCTGCGGCGGCGCTGGACGGTGCGCGCAGCGTGGCGGTGTACTGCCACGTGCGCCCCGACGCCGACACTCTCGGCTCCGGCCTGGGACTCGCGCGCGTACTGCGCGCCCGGGGCGCGCGCGTCACCGTCAGCCACCCGGGACCGGATCTGCCGTCCGGGATCGGCCTGCTGCCCGGCGTCGACGGCTTCACCGCGCCGATGGCCGATGCGGAGGTCGCCGTGGCCGTCGACTGCGCCAGCTCGGAGCGGCTCGCGGGACTCGAGGAGTCCTTCCAGGGACATCCGGTGCGGGTGGTCATCGACCACCACGCGACGAACACCGGGTTCGGCACCGTCGACCTGATCGACCCCGCCGCGAACTGCACGACCGAGCTCGTGCTCGCCGTGATCGACGCGCTGGGCGCGGAGCTCGACGCCGGTACCGCCGATTGCCTCTACGCCGGGTTGATCACCGACACCGGCTCGTTCCGGTGGGCCTCGCCCGCCGGTCACGTCATGGCGAGCCGGCTGCTCGCCGCGGGCGCGCGCGGGCGGGATCTCTCGCGCGACCTGCTCGACAGTCATCCCCGCGCCTGGTTCACCATGGTCGCCGCGGTGCTGGGCTCGGCGACGGCGGTGCCCGAGGCCTTCGGGGGCCGCGGCGCCGTGTACGCCGTGTGCCGTGCGCAGGATCGCGGGCCGCTCGGATGGGACGCCGCGGAGTCGCTGATCGATCTCCTGCGCACCGCCGAGGACTGCGAGGTCGCCGCGCTGTTCAAGGAGAGCGACAGCGGCGAATGGTCCGCCTCGCTCCGCGCGCGCACGGACCTCGATGTCTCCGAGGTCGCGCGTGGTTTCGGCGGCGGCGGGCATCGGCTCGCCGCGGGGTACTCCGCCGCCGGCTCGGGCGACGACGTGGTCGCGGCCTTCCTCGCGCGCGTCTGA
- the infB gene encoding translation initiation factor IF-2, which translates to MAGKARVHELAKELGVTSKEVLARLSEQGEFVKSASSTVEAPVARRLRESYGSKSDAGAKPGPAPAKKPGPAAASTPAAPAPAADAPRPTSARPGPRPAAPAAPEPTPEPAAPAAPAASAAPSEPEARPAAPGARPGPRPAGPKPGPRTPKVGNNPFSSQAPVERAPRPQPGPGGPRPQGGARPAPGQGGPRPQGGARPAPGQGGPRPQGGRPAAGPGGPRPTPGSMPPRPTPGAMPARAARPAAQGRPGPGGRGGPGGRPGGGGGGYRGGPGGGTGTGAPAGGFRGRPGGGGGRGRPGGTAGAFGRPGGAPRRGRKSKRAKRAEYENMQAPIAGGVRLPRGQGETIRLARGASLSDFAEKIDANPASLVQALFNLGEMVTATQSVNEETLVLLGEEMNYVVQVVSPEDEDRELLDSFDLTYGEDEGGEDDLEQRPPVVTVMGHVDHGKTRLLDTIRKANVREGEAGGITQHIGAYQVLTELDGNERLITFIDTPGHEAFTAMRARGAKATDLAILVVAADDGVMPQTVEAINHAQAADVPIVVAVNKIDKEGAQPEKIRGQLTEYGLVPEEYGGDTMFVDISAKQGTNVEALLEAVLLTADASLDLRANPDMDAQGVAIEAHLDRGRGPVATVLIQRGTLRVGDSIVAGDAYGRVRRMVDENGDDITEATPSRPAQVIGFTSVPGAGDNLLVVDEDRIARQIADRRAARKRNALAARSRKRVSLEDLDAALKETSQLNLILKGDNSGTVEALEEALLGIEVDDEVQLRVIDRGVGGVTETNVNLASASNAIIIAFNVRAEGKATELANREGVEIRYYSVIYQAIDEVEAALKGMLKPVYEEKELGQAEIRAIFKSSKVGNIAGCMVQSGIMRRNAKARLLRDSTVVAENLTVTSLKREKDDATEVREGYECGLTLSYSDIKIGDVIETYELVEKPRD; encoded by the coding sequence GTGGCAGGCAAGGCCCGCGTGCACGAGTTGGCTAAAGAGCTCGGTGTCACCAGCAAGGAAGTTCTCGCACGGCTCAGTGAGCAGGGCGAGTTCGTGAAGTCCGCGTCGTCGACGGTGGAAGCCCCCGTCGCGCGACGCCTGCGCGAGTCGTACGGATCCAAGTCCGACGCAGGCGCGAAGCCGGGCCCCGCCCCGGCCAAGAAGCCCGGCCCCGCGGCCGCGAGCACCCCCGCAGCCCCGGCGCCCGCCGCGGATGCACCCCGTCCCACGTCGGCCCGTCCCGGCCCGCGCCCCGCGGCGCCGGCCGCGCCCGAGCCGACCCCCGAGCCCGCCGCACCGGCGGCCCCCGCCGCGAGCGCCGCACCGTCGGAGCCCGAGGCCCGTCCCGCGGCTCCCGGCGCACGCCCGGGCCCGCGCCCGGCCGGCCCCAAGCCCGGCCCGCGCACCCCGAAGGTGGGCAACAACCCGTTCTCCTCGCAGGCTCCCGTCGAGCGTGCGCCGCGTCCGCAGCCGGGCCCCGGCGGCCCGCGTCCGCAGGGCGGCGCGCGTCCGGCTCCCGGCCAGGGCGGTCCCCGTCCCCAGGGCGGCGCGCGTCCGGCTCCCGGCCAGGGCGGTCCCCGTCCCCAGGGCGGTCGCCCCGCGGCCGGTCCCGGCGGCCCGCGTCCGACCCCCGGCAGCATGCCTCCGCGCCCGACCCCGGGTGCGATGCCCGCGCGCGCCGCACGTCCGGCCGCGCAGGGCCGTCCCGGCCCCGGTGGTCGTGGCGGGCCCGGCGGTCGTCCCGGCGGCGGTGGCGGCGGCTACCGCGGTGGGCCCGGCGGCGGCACCGGTACCGGTGCGCCCGCGGGCGGTTTCCGGGGTCGTCCCGGTGGCGGCGGCGGTCGTGGTCGTCCCGGCGGCACCGCGGGTGCATTCGGTCGTCCCGGTGGCGCTCCGCGTCGTGGCCGTAAGTCGAAGCGGGCGAAACGCGCCGAGTACGAGAACATGCAGGCGCCGATCGCCGGTGGCGTCCGGTTGCCCCGCGGCCAGGGCGAGACGATCCGTCTCGCTCGCGGCGCGTCGCTGAGCGACTTCGCGGAGAAGATCGACGCGAACCCGGCATCGCTGGTCCAGGCGCTGTTCAACCTGGGCGAGATGGTCACCGCCACCCAGTCGGTGAACGAGGAGACCCTCGTGCTGCTGGGCGAGGAGATGAACTACGTCGTCCAGGTCGTCAGCCCGGAGGACGAGGACCGCGAGCTGCTCGACAGCTTCGACCTCACCTACGGCGAGGACGAGGGCGGCGAGGACGACCTCGAGCAGCGCCCGCCGGTGGTCACCGTCATGGGCCACGTCGATCACGGTAAGACCCGACTGCTCGACACGATCCGCAAGGCCAACGTCCGCGAGGGCGAGGCCGGCGGCATCACGCAGCACATCGGTGCCTACCAGGTGCTCACGGAGCTCGACGGCAACGAGCGCCTCATCACGTTCATCGACACCCCGGGTCACGAGGCGTTCACCGCCATGCGTGCCCGTGGTGCGAAGGCCACCGACCTCGCGATCCTCGTGGTCGCGGCCGACGACGGCGTCATGCCGCAGACGGTGGAGGCCATCAACCACGCGCAGGCGGCCGACGTGCCGATCGTCGTCGCGGTGAACAAGATCGACAAGGAGGGCGCGCAGCCGGAGAAGATCCGCGGCCAGCTCACCGAGTACGGCCTGGTTCCCGAGGAGTACGGCGGCGACACCATGTTCGTCGACATCTCCGCGAAGCAGGGCACGAACGTCGAGGCGCTGCTCGAAGCGGTGCTGCTGACCGCCGACGCCTCGCTGGACCTGCGGGCCAACCCCGACATGGACGCGCAGGGCGTCGCGATCGAGGCGCACCTCGACCGCGGCCGCGGCCCGGTGGCCACCGTGCTCATCCAGCGCGGCACCCTGCGGGTCGGCGACTCGATCGTCGCGGGCGACGCCTACGGTCGCGTGCGGCGCATGGTCGACGAGAACGGCGATGACATCACGGAGGCGACCCCGTCGCGCCCGGCGCAGGTCATCGGCTTCACCTCGGTGCCCGGGGCGGGCGACAACCTGCTGGTGGTCGACGAGGACCGGATCGCTCGGCAGATCGCCGACCGGCGCGCGGCGCGCAAGCGCAACGCCCTGGCCGCGCGCTCGCGCAAGCGGGTCTCGCTCGAGGACCTGGATGCCGCGCTGAAGGAGACCAGCCAGCTCAACCTCATCCTCAAGGGCGACAACTCGGGCACCGTGGAGGCGCTCGAGGAGGCCCTGCTGGGGATCGAGGTCGACGACGAGGTGCAGCTGCGCGTCATCGACCGCGGCGTCGGTGGCGTGACCGAGACCAACGTCAACCTGGCGTCGGCGTCGAACGCGATCATCATCGCCTTCAACGTGCGCGCCGAGGGCAAGGCCACGGAGCTCGCCAACCGCGAGGGCGTCGAGATCCGCTACTACTCGGTGATCTACCAGGCGATCGACGAGGTCGAGGCCGCGCTCAAGGGCATGCTCAAGCCGGTCTACGAGGAGAAGGAGCTCGGCCAGGCGGAGATCCGCGCGATCTTCAAGTCGTCCAAGGTGGGCAACATCGCGGGTTGCATGGTCCAGTCCGGCATCATGCGCCGCAACGCGAAGGCGCGCCTGCTCCGCGACTCGACGGTCGTGGCCGAGAACCTCACGGTCACGTCGCTCAAGCGCGAGAAGGACGACGCGACCGAGGTCCGCGAGGGCTACGAATGCGGTCTGACGCTCTCGTACTCCGACATCAAGATCGGCGACGTGATCGAGACCTACGAGTTGGTCGAGAAGCCGCGCGACTGA
- a CDS encoding MATE family efflux transporter codes for MTETASVPAGLGRRIVGQALPALGVLAAEPLYLLWDTAVIGRLGALPLAGLAVGGLILATVSTQLTFLSYGTTSRSARRFGAGDPGGAVVEGVQATWIALAVGGVLLALVQGFAGPVTRAVAGREEIATAAESWLRVASFGIPLILITMAGNGWLRGVQRPRAPLVFVLVGLGLSTVLCPALVFGWGGVPELGLVGSAWANLAGQVVSGVLFLGAVVRAAGAAGGGVITALRPRPDLVRAQLVLGRDLIVRSLSFQVCFVSAGAVAARAGAQYVGAHQIAMQLWNFVALVLDSLAIAAQTLVGAALGAGDTGAARSLGRRVTVWSTAFAVGIAAALAALQGTLPRLFTTDAAVLDALTVPWWFLVGMIPIAGVVFALDGVLLGAADAAYLRTATMAAALVGFLPLIWLSYAFGWGLAGIWSGLAAFMVLRCAAVVLRFLGHRWERVGTAPS; via the coding sequence GTGACCGAGACCGCCTCCGTGCCCGCCGGACTGGGCAGGCGCATCGTCGGCCAGGCCCTGCCCGCGCTCGGAGTGCTCGCCGCCGAGCCCCTGTACCTGCTCTGGGACACCGCCGTCATCGGCCGCCTGGGGGCGCTGCCGCTGGCCGGCCTCGCGGTCGGCGGCCTGATCCTGGCGACCGTCTCGACGCAGCTGACCTTCCTCTCGTACGGCACCACGTCGCGGTCGGCCCGCCGGTTCGGCGCCGGCGACCCCGGCGGCGCGGTCGTCGAGGGCGTGCAGGCGACGTGGATCGCGCTGGCGGTCGGCGGCGTCCTGCTGGCCCTCGTGCAGGGCTTCGCCGGGCCCGTCACCCGGGCGGTCGCGGGCCGCGAGGAGATCGCCACGGCCGCCGAATCCTGGCTGCGGGTGGCGTCCTTCGGGATCCCCCTGATCCTCATCACCATGGCCGGGAACGGCTGGCTCCGGGGTGTCCAGCGGCCCCGCGCGCCCCTGGTCTTCGTGCTGGTCGGGCTCGGCCTGTCGACGGTGCTGTGTCCCGCCCTGGTCTTTGGCTGGGGCGGCGTCCCCGAGTTGGGCCTGGTCGGCTCCGCGTGGGCGAACCTGGCCGGACAGGTCGTGAGCGGGGTGCTGTTCCTCGGAGCCGTCGTGCGCGCGGCCGGGGCGGCCGGCGGCGGCGTGATCACGGCGCTGCGCCCGCGGCCGGACCTGGTGCGCGCGCAGCTGGTGCTGGGGCGCGACCTGATCGTGCGCAGTCTCTCGTTCCAGGTGTGCTTCGTCTCGGCCGGCGCGGTGGCCGCGCGGGCGGGCGCGCAGTACGTGGGCGCGCACCAGATCGCGATGCAGCTCTGGAACTTCGTGGCACTCGTGCTGGACTCGCTCGCCATCGCCGCGCAGACGCTCGTGGGGGCGGCCCTCGGGGCGGGGGACACGGGTGCGGCACGGTCCCTGGGCCGCCGGGTCACGGTGTGGTCCACCGCGTTCGCGGTGGGGATCGCGGCGGCGCTCGCCGCGCTGCAGGGCACCCTGCCGCGCCTGTTCACCACCGATGCCGCGGTGCTCGACGCCCTGACGGTGCCGTGGTGGTTCCTCGTCGGGATGATCCCGATCGCGGGCGTGGTGTTCGCCCTCGACGGGGTGCTGCTCGGCGCCGCGGACGCCGCGTACCTGAGGACCGCGACGATGGCGGCGGCCCTCGTCGGCTTCCTGCCGTTGATCTGGCTGTCCTACGCCTTCGGGTGGGGGCTGGCGGGGATCTGGTCCGGCCTCGCCGCGTTCATGGTGCTGCGGTGCGCGGCGGTGGTGCTGCGCTTCCTGGGGCACCGATGGGAACGGGTGGGCACCGCGCCGAGCTGA
- the rbfA gene encoding 30S ribosome-binding factor RbfA → MADPARAARLAKRIGTIVATAIEHDIKDPRLDYVTVTDTRVTNDLHDATVFYTVMGPTLDVEPDYEAAAAGLEKARGQLRSKVGAGTGVRFTPTLRFELDGVPAAVANMEALLAKAREQDERVAAVAATAKPAGEADPYKHDDEDSDDEPDGAER, encoded by the coding sequence ATGGCTGACCCGGCACGGGCCGCTCGGCTCGCCAAGCGGATCGGGACCATCGTCGCGACCGCGATCGAGCACGACATCAAGGATCCGCGGCTCGACTACGTCACCGTCACCGACACCCGCGTGACCAACGACCTGCACGATGCGACGGTCTTCTACACCGTCATGGGCCCGACCCTCGACGTCGAGCCCGACTACGAGGCGGCCGCCGCCGGCCTGGAGAAGGCCCGCGGCCAGCTCCGCAGCAAGGTCGGGGCCGGTACCGGCGTGCGATTCACGCCGACCCTGCGCTTCGAGCTCGACGGGGTCCCCGCCGCCGTCGCGAACATGGAGGCGCTGCTCGCCAAGGCTCGCGAGCAGGACGAGCGGGTCGCGGCCGTGGCCGCCACCGCGAAGCCCGCGGGCGAAGCGGACCCGTACAAGCACGACGACGAGGACTCGGACGACGAACCGGACGGGGCCGAGCGGTGA
- a CDS encoding HNH endonuclease: MSVPPKSTPPRARTRKARIARRRAKRVAAADNDLTGAQWEELLGLWGVCAYCGGEGPFQKDCVLPISRGGRYTQQNVVPACRSCNASKCNSEVTGWMRRKKLDEKAFLQGHAEILMHLRVRNADDGAPTGEAGAPSDGADAGV, from the coding sequence ATGTCCGTGCCCCCGAAGTCGACTCCTCCGCGTGCGCGGACCCGCAAGGCCAGGATCGCGCGACGTCGCGCGAAGCGCGTGGCGGCCGCGGACAACGACCTGACCGGCGCCCAGTGGGAGGAACTGCTCGGCCTGTGGGGCGTGTGCGCCTACTGCGGCGGCGAGGGGCCGTTCCAGAAGGACTGCGTCCTGCCGATCTCGCGCGGCGGCCGGTACACCCAGCAGAACGTCGTGCCCGCGTGCCGCTCGTGCAATGCGAGCAAGTGCAACTCCGAGGTCACGGGGTGGATGCGGCGCAAGAAGCTCGATGAGAAGGCCTTCCTGCAGGGCCACGCCGAGATCCTGATGCACCTGCGTGTGCGCAACGCCGACGACGGTGCGCCGACCGGGGAGGCCGGCGCACCGTCGGACGGAGCTGACGCGGGGGTCTGA
- a CDS encoding purine-cytosine permease family protein: protein MTALQPAEADGAPSTALRDAAARETLEDYTLRFAPRSYRKWGPAVVATSALGGFAYLADFAIGANIGIANGTGNALWGIGFFALVIVLTGYPLAYYAARYNIDLDLITRGSGFGYYGSVLTNVIFASFTFIFFALEGSIMAQGLELGLGIPLWLGYLLSSVLIIPLVIYGMNTLAKLQVWTTPLWLVMMVLPFGYLLFKHPEAIGDFFAFGGIDTATGEPLHKGVSFAGTMLAAGVCLSLIAQIAEQIDYLRFMPPKTPENSRRWWTAVITAGPGWVFFGAIKQIVGLFLAVYLIGITIDNAGIANQPVHQFVEIYQDFLPHWLALTLAVILVVISQIKINVTNAYSGSLAWTNSFTRVTKTYPGRLVFLVFNVVIAIVLMEADMFSFLNNLLNFYANCGIAWIVAVASDIAINKYLLKISPKVPEFRRGMLYDVNPVGFVSVIVAAGLSIAAFFGLLGSGLQPYSPLVALVLALVLPPVLAVATRGKYYLRRGDDGIDLPMFDEYGNPSGEKLLCCVTGVEFERPDMVASAVPGPDGEKQYISSLALSTDKTGAHVLPADPPVT, encoded by the coding sequence GTGACCGCACTGCAACCCGCGGAGGCCGACGGCGCACCGTCGACCGCGCTCCGCGACGCCGCCGCGCGCGAGACGCTCGAGGACTACACGCTGCGGTTCGCGCCGCGCAGCTACCGCAAGTGGGGCCCCGCCGTGGTCGCCACGTCGGCCCTCGGCGGTTTCGCCTACCTGGCCGACTTCGCGATCGGCGCGAACATCGGCATCGCGAACGGCACCGGCAACGCGCTGTGGGGCATCGGCTTCTTCGCGCTGGTCATCGTGCTCACCGGATACCCGCTGGCGTACTACGCCGCGCGGTACAACATCGATCTCGATCTCATCACGCGCGGCAGCGGCTTCGGCTACTACGGTTCGGTGCTCACGAACGTGATCTTCGCGTCGTTCACGTTCATCTTCTTCGCCCTCGAGGGCTCGATCATGGCGCAGGGCCTCGAACTCGGCCTGGGCATCCCGCTCTGGCTGGGGTACCTGCTCTCCTCGGTGCTCATCATCCCGCTGGTGATCTACGGCATGAACACCCTCGCGAAGCTGCAGGTGTGGACCACCCCGCTGTGGCTCGTGATGATGGTGCTGCCGTTCGGCTACCTGCTGTTCAAGCATCCCGAGGCCATCGGCGACTTCTTCGCCTTCGGCGGCATCGACACCGCCACCGGCGAGCCCCTCCACAAGGGAGTCAGCTTCGCCGGCACCATGCTCGCCGCCGGCGTGTGCCTCTCGCTTATCGCGCAGATCGCCGAGCAGATCGACTACCTGCGCTTCATGCCGCCCAAGACGCCCGAGAACTCGCGCCGCTGGTGGACCGCCGTCATCACCGCGGGTCCCGGCTGGGTCTTCTTCGGTGCCATCAAGCAGATCGTCGGCCTCTTCCTGGCCGTCTACCTGATCGGGATCACCATCGACAACGCCGGCATCGCCAACCAGCCGGTGCACCAGTTCGTGGAGATCTACCAGGACTTCCTGCCGCACTGGCTCGCGCTCACCCTCGCGGTGATCCTCGTGGTGATCAGCCAGATCAAGATCAACGTGACCAACGCCTACTCGGGCTCGCTCGCGTGGACCAACAGCTTCACCCGGGTCACGAAGACCTACCCCGGCCGACTCGTGTTCCTGGTGTTCAACGTGGTGATCGCGATCGTGCTCATGGAGGCCGACATGTTCAGCTTCCTCAACAACCTGCTGAACTTCTACGCGAACTGCGGCATCGCGTGGATCGTGGCCGTCGCCAGCGACATCGCGATCAACAAGTACCTGCTGAAGATCTCGCCGAAGGTCCCGGAGTTCCGCCGCGGCATGCTCTACGACGTCAACCCCGTCGGTTTCGTCTCGGTGATCGTGGCGGCCGGTCTCTCCATAGCCGCGTTCTTCGGGCTCCTCGGCTCGGGCCTGCAGCCCTACTCGCCGCTCGTCGCCCTGGTCCTCGCCCTCGTGCTGCCGCCGGTCCTCGCCGTCGCCACGCGGGGCAAGTACTACCTGCGGCGCGGCGACGACGGGATCGACCTGCCGATGTTCGACGAGTACGGCAACCCGTCGGGCGAGAAGCTCCTGTGCTGCGTGACCGGAGTGGAGTTCGAGCGGCCCGACATGGTGGCCTCCGCGGTGCCCGGCCCCGACGGCGAGAAGCAGTACATCAGCTCGCTGGCCCTCTCGACGGACAAGACGGGCGCGCACGTACTCCCCGCCGACCCGCCGGTGACGTAA